In the genome of Neisseria animaloris, one region contains:
- a CDS encoding multifunctional CCA addition/repair protein, translating into MQIYLVGGAVRDALLNLPVTDRDWVVVGADAADMLAAGFQPVGKDFPVFLHPESHEEYALARTERKTAKGYAGFAFYAAKDVTLEQDLLRRDLTINAMAQDSDGLVIDPFGGRRDLQHKILRHVSPAFAEDPVRILRTARFAARYGFDVAPETMELMKRMVENGEADALVAERVWQELAKGLMEKQPRRMFEILRECGALEILLPEVDALFGVPQRADYHPEVDSGIHTMMVLQCAADMDLSLPERYAALLHDLGKARTPADILPKHHGHDLAGVEPVRAVNARWKVPKHCAELAELVCRWHIMLHSVGEFRPATVLNTLKKVDALRRPERFQTALNVCVADTRGRLNRENSPYPQREHWLDLLAAANDIDTAAIAAAHAGTPQKIAEAIDKARLEKIRPVQEAYKARVQSGHR; encoded by the coding sequence ATGCAGATTTACTTAGTCGGCGGAGCCGTGCGCGATGCTTTGTTAAACCTGCCCGTTACCGACCGCGATTGGGTGGTGGTGGGGGCGGACGCGGCCGATATGTTGGCGGCAGGCTTTCAGCCGGTAGGCAAAGATTTTCCGGTGTTTCTCCATCCTGAAAGCCACGAAGAATATGCGCTGGCGCGTACCGAACGCAAAACCGCCAAAGGTTATGCCGGCTTTGCGTTTTACGCTGCCAAAGACGTAACGCTGGAGCAGGATTTGCTCCGCCGCGACTTAACCATCAACGCCATGGCGCAGGATTCGGACGGCCTCGTTATCGATCCTTTCGGCGGGCGGCGGGATTTGCAGCATAAAATCCTGCGCCACGTTTCCCCTGCTTTTGCCGAAGACCCCGTGCGGATTTTGCGTACCGCCCGTTTTGCCGCCCGCTACGGATTTGACGTTGCGCCGGAAACGATGGAACTGATGAAGCGGATGGTGGAAAACGGCGAAGCGGACGCGCTGGTGGCCGAGCGGGTATGGCAGGAGTTGGCGAAAGGGCTGATGGAAAAGCAGCCGCGTCGTATGTTTGAAATTTTACGCGAATGCGGCGCGTTGGAAATATTGCTGCCCGAAGTCGATGCGCTTTTCGGCGTGCCGCAGCGTGCCGATTACCATCCGGAAGTAGACAGCGGCATCCACACCATGATGGTGCTGCAATGTGCCGCCGATATGGATTTGAGCTTGCCTGAACGTTATGCCGCGCTGCTGCACGATTTGGGCAAAGCGCGAACGCCTGCCGACATTCTGCCCAAACACCACGGGCACGACCTTGCCGGTGTCGAACCTGTCCGCGCCGTCAATGCGCGCTGGAAAGTGCCCAAACATTGCGCCGAACTTGCCGAACTGGTTTGCCGCTGGCACATCATGTTGCACAGCGTCGGCGAATTCAGGCCGGCTACCGTGTTAAATACTTTGAAAAAAGTAGACGCGCTGCGCCGCCCCGAACGTTTTCAGACGGCCTTGAACGTATGCGTGGCCGATACCAGAGGCCGTCTGAACCGTGAAAACTCGCCGTATCCGCAACGCGAACATTGGCTGGATTTGCTGGCGGCGGCAAACGATATCGACACCGCTGCCATTGCCGCCGCCCATGCCGGAACGCCGCAGAAAATCGCCGAGGCGATCGACAAAGCGCGTTTGGAAAAAATCAGGCCGGTTCAAGAGGCCTACAAAGCACGGGTGCAAAGCGGGCATCGGTAA
- the rlmB gene encoding 23S rRNA (guanosine(2251)-2'-O)-methyltransferase RlmB, which translates to MANQRLIYGFHAVNARLWQNPKSITELYVQEGKHDTRTREVLEKAAAENVRVHFAAAERLNTISKGARHQGVVGFIDASKNHVHLEDVLENLREPALLLVLDGITDPHNLGACLRTADAMGVHAVIAPKDKSAGLNATVSKVACGAAETVPYITVTNLARTLRELKEYGIWVVGTDMGGESDLYHAKLPESIAWVMGNEGEGMRRLTREHCDMLVSVPMFGTVESMNVSVTAGMVLSETRRQRVLSAEK; encoded by the coding sequence ATGGCAAACCAACGACTTATCTACGGCTTTCACGCCGTTAACGCCCGTTTGTGGCAAAACCCGAAAAGCATTACCGAGCTGTATGTCCAAGAAGGCAAACACGATACCCGCACCCGCGAAGTGCTGGAAAAAGCCGCCGCCGAAAACGTGCGCGTGCATTTTGCCGCCGCCGAACGCTTAAACACCATCAGCAAAGGCGCGCGCCATCAAGGGGTGGTCGGCTTTATCGACGCATCCAAAAACCACGTCCACCTTGAAGACGTGTTGGAAAACCTGCGCGAACCGGCGCTGCTGCTGGTGCTCGACGGCATCACCGACCCGCACAACCTCGGCGCGTGCCTGCGTACCGCCGACGCGATGGGCGTTCACGCCGTGATTGCACCGAAAGACAAAAGCGCGGGGCTGAACGCCACCGTGAGCAAAGTAGCCTGCGGCGCGGCCGAAACCGTGCCCTACATCACCGTAACCAACCTCGCCCGCACCCTGCGCGAATTGAAAGAATACGGCATCTGGGTGGTCGGCACCGACATGGGCGGCGAGTCCGATCTCTACCACGCCAAACTGCCCGAAAGTATCGCATGGGTGATGGGCAACGAAGGCGAAGGCATGCGCCGCCTCACCCGCGAACATTGTGACATGCTCGTTTCCGTGCCCATGTTCGGCACGGTGGAAAGCATGAACGTATCGGTAACGGCGGGCATGGTGTTGAGCGAAACCCGCCGCCAACGGGTGTTGAGCGCCGAGAAATAA
- a CDS encoding NfeD family protein, producing MIAWFIAAILVLILELFVGTIYLLVVSAALFGAGIAAWLFDSLSISIVTAAALSAVGIWWAHGWIKKHRRPPVEESARNDLDIGQTVQINRHLHGNLYEVHYRGTVWHAQADNGADHAAGQTAVITGKNGNILLIHLHSSSN from the coding sequence ATGATCGCTTGGTTTATCGCCGCCATATTGGTGCTGATTTTAGAACTGTTCGTCGGCACGATTTACCTGCTGGTGGTCAGCGCCGCCCTGTTCGGTGCCGGCATTGCCGCATGGCTGTTCGACAGCCTTAGCATCAGCATCGTCACGGCTGCCGCGCTTTCTGCCGTGGGCATCTGGTGGGCGCACGGCTGGATTAAAAAACACCGCCGCCCGCCCGTGGAAGAATCCGCCCGCAACGATTTGGACATCGGGCAAACCGTGCAAATCAACCGCCACCTGCACGGCAATCTGTATGAAGTGCATTACCGCGGCACCGTGTGGCATGCTCAGGCCGACAATGGTGCCGATCACGCTGCCGGACAAACTGCCGTTATCACCGGCAAAAACGGCAATATTCTGCTTATTCATCTGCATTCATCATCAAACTAA
- a CDS encoding SPFH domain-containing protein, protein MDFSLFLSFPILILIAVVVFGFKSFTVVPQQEAYVVERLGRFYKILNPGLNILIPFIDRIAYKHTLKEIPLDVPSQVCITRDNTQLTVDGIIYFQVTDPKLASYGSSNYIMAITQLAQTTLRSVIGRMELDKTFEERDEINSIVVSALDEAAISWGVKVLRYEIKDLVPPQEILRAMQAQITAEREKRARIAESEGRKIEQINLASGQREAEIQQSEGEMQAAINESNGQKIAKINRAQGEAEALRLVAEANADAIRAVADALQTPGGNEAVNLKVAEQYIEAFGKLAKENNTLIMPANVADIGGLVSAGLKIVEGNKTVK, encoded by the coding sequence ATGGATTTCAGCCTGTTTCTCAGCTTTCCCATCCTGATTCTTATTGCCGTTGTCGTATTCGGCTTCAAATCGTTTACCGTTGTGCCGCAACAGGAAGCCTATGTAGTCGAACGCTTGGGCCGCTTCTATAAAATCCTTAATCCCGGCCTGAACATTCTGATTCCGTTTATCGACCGCATCGCCTACAAGCACACGTTGAAAGAAATCCCGCTCGACGTGCCGAGCCAAGTGTGTATTACCCGCGACAACACCCAGCTTACCGTCGACGGCATCATCTATTTCCAAGTAACCGACCCGAAACTCGCTTCATACGGCTCGAGCAACTACATCATGGCGATTACCCAGCTTGCCCAAACCACGCTGCGTTCGGTTATCGGCCGCATGGAATTGGACAAAACCTTTGAAGAACGCGACGAAATCAACAGCATTGTCGTTTCCGCGCTCGACGAAGCCGCCATCTCGTGGGGCGTGAAAGTGTTGCGCTACGAAATCAAAGATTTGGTGCCGCCGCAAGAAATCCTGCGCGCAATGCAGGCGCAAATCACTGCCGAACGTGAAAAACGTGCCCGTATCGCCGAATCGGAAGGCCGCAAAATCGAGCAGATCAACCTTGCCAGCGGTCAGCGCGAAGCTGAAATCCAACAGTCCGAAGGCGAAATGCAAGCCGCCATCAACGAATCGAACGGCCAAAAAATCGCCAAAATCAACCGTGCCCAAGGTGAAGCCGAAGCCTTGCGCCTCGTGGCCGAAGCCAACGCCGATGCCATCCGCGCCGTTGCCGATGCCCTGCAAACTCCGGGCGGCAACGAGGCCGTGAACCTGAAGGTGGCCGAGCAATACATAGAAGCCTTCGGCAAACTGGCCAAAGAAAACAACACGCTGATTATGCCCGCCAACGTGGCCGACATCGGCGGCTTGGTTTCCGCCGGCCTGAAAATTGTCGAAGGCAACAAAACAGTTAAATAA
- a CDS encoding OPT family oligopeptide transporter, protein MSQQSHHHDPYAGYRELTLRGMILGALITVVFTASNVYLGLKVGLTFASSIPAAVISMAVLKFAKGSNILENNMVQTQASAAGTLSTIIFVLPGLLMAGYWSGFPFWQTSLLCMAGGIMGVIFTIPLRYAMVVKSNLPYPEGVAAAEILKVGSGEQEDGAAGGRTPRNGDSGIKEIAAGSVLAGLMSFLSNGLRVIADSAGYWFKSGNAIFQLPMGFSLALLGAGYLVGLTGGIAILFGIFIAWGVAVPYFSSSVPQPADMEMAAYALQLWKEKVRFIGAGTIGIAAIWTLITLFKPMMEGMRLSFRAFRSGTHASTERIEQDLSPKAMILWTLGMMLVLAFSFYHFIEAAAIPAGLAWLLVIVCTLLTSSIGFLVAAACGYMAGLVGSSSSPISGIGIISILAISLVLLLIGDSSGLFADEGSRQFMLALTLFCGSAVISVASISNDNLQDLKTGYLVKATPWRQQVALIIGCVVGSLVIAPVLEILYQAYGFTGALPRPNMDASQALAAPQATLMTTIAQGIFAHNLQWTYIFTGVVIGIVLIITDLVLKKSSAHKLSLPVLAVGMGIYLPPSVNMPIFIGALVAAFLKYTIRSRYSDNNERRQRYAERTGTLFAAGLIVGESLIGVILAFIIAASVTSGGSDAPLALGLENWETAASLLGLAAFAAGVLIFIKRVLNSAR, encoded by the coding sequence ATGTCCCAACAATCACACCATCATGACCCCTACGCGGGATACCGCGAGCTAACCTTACGCGGCATGATTTTAGGTGCGTTGATTACCGTTGTTTTTACAGCTTCCAACGTCTATCTCGGCTTAAAAGTCGGCCTCACTTTTGCTTCTTCCATTCCTGCCGCAGTCATTTCAATGGCGGTTTTAAAATTCGCCAAAGGCAGCAATATTCTTGAAAACAATATGGTACAAACGCAGGCTTCGGCTGCGGGCACGCTTTCCACCATTATTTTTGTTCTTCCCGGCTTATTAATGGCCGGTTACTGGAGCGGCTTTCCATTTTGGCAAACTTCCCTGCTGTGCATGGCAGGCGGTATTATGGGGGTTATTTTTACCATTCCTTTGCGTTATGCCATGGTGGTTAAAAGCAACCTGCCCTACCCCGAAGGAGTTGCAGCCGCAGAGATTCTGAAAGTAGGCAGCGGCGAACAGGAAGACGGTGCAGCGGGAGGCAGAACGCCCCGAAACGGCGACAGCGGCATTAAAGAAATTGCTGCGGGCAGCGTGCTGGCCGGTTTGATGAGCTTTCTCAGCAACGGCCTGCGCGTGATTGCCGACAGCGCCGGCTATTGGTTCAAATCGGGCAATGCCATTTTCCAACTGCCGATGGGCTTTTCGCTCGCCTTGCTCGGTGCGGGTTATCTGGTGGGGCTGACCGGCGGCATCGCCATCTTGTTCGGCATCTTTATCGCATGGGGCGTGGCCGTACCTTATTTCTCGTCTTCGGTTCCGCAACCAGCCGATATGGAAATGGCCGCTTACGCCTTGCAACTTTGGAAAGAAAAAGTGCGCTTTATCGGCGCAGGCACCATCGGTATTGCCGCCATTTGGACACTGATTACGCTGTTCAAGCCGATGATGGAAGGCATGCGCCTCTCGTTCCGCGCATTCCGTAGCGGCACGCACGCCTCTACCGAACGCATCGAGCAGGATTTGTCGCCCAAAGCCATGATTTTATGGACTTTAGGCATGATGTTGGTATTGGCGTTCAGCTTTTACCACTTTATCGAAGCGGCCGCCATTCCCGCCGGCTTGGCTTGGCTGCTGGTTATCGTGTGTACGCTGCTCACTTCTTCTATCGGCTTTTTAGTCGCCGCCGCCTGCGGTTATATGGCCGGTTTGGTCGGCTCTTCATCCAGCCCGATTTCCGGTATCGGCATTATTTCCATTTTGGCCATTTCATTGGTATTGCTGCTGATCGGCGATTCGTCCGGCCTGTTTGCCGACGAAGGCAGCCGCCAATTTATGCTTGCGCTTACCTTATTCTGCGGTTCGGCGGTGATTTCTGTGGCTTCGATTTCCAACGACAACCTCCAAGATTTGAAAACCGGCTATCTGGTTAAAGCGACACCGTGGCGGCAACAGGTTGCACTGATTATCGGCTGCGTGGTCGGCTCGCTGGTTATCGCACCCGTGTTGGAAATCCTTTATCAGGCTTACGGCTTTACCGGCGCATTGCCGCGCCCGAATATGGACGCATCCCAAGCACTCGCCGCCCCGCAAGCCACGTTGATGACCACCATCGCCCAAGGTATTTTTGCACACAACCTGCAATGGACATACATTTTCACGGGTGTTGTCATCGGTATCGTCCTGATCATCACCGACTTGGTGCTGAAGAAAAGCTCGGCACACAAACTGAGCCTGCCCGTGCTGGCGGTGGGCATGGGTATCTACCTGCCTCCTTCCGTCAACATGCCGATTTTTATCGGTGCTTTGGTTGCCGCCTTCCTCAAATACACCATCCGTTCGCGCTATAGCGATAACAACGAACGCCGCCAGCGCTATGCCGAGCGCACCGGCACGCTGTTTGCCGCTGGTTTGATTGTCGGCGAGAGCTTGATCGGCGTGATTTTGGCCTTCATCATTGCCGCATCCGTTACCAGCGGCGGTTCCGACGCACCGTTGGCACTGGGTTTGGAAAACTGGGAAACCGCCGCCTCTCTGCTCGGATTGGCCGCATTTGCCGCCGGCGTGCTGATTTTCATCAAACGTGTTTTAAACTCGGCCCGCTAA
- the cutA gene encoding divalent-cation tolerance protein CutA translates to MPQFKPFVVVTTAPNREEAERIGGLLLENRLAACVQYETIRSQYVWDGELCNDEEIRIVIKTARCHYKAVEKTIVQNHSYDCPQILMQPVSRGFVPYLRWMREQLGL, encoded by the coding sequence ATGCCCCAATTCAAACCTTTTGTCGTCGTAACCACTGCGCCCAACCGCGAAGAAGCCGAACGCATCGGCGGCCTGCTGCTGGAAAACCGTCTCGCCGCCTGCGTGCAATACGAAACCATCCGCAGCCAATATGTGTGGGACGGCGAATTGTGCAATGACGAAGAAATCCGCATCGTGATTAAAACCGCCCGCTGCCACTATAAAGCGGTAGAAAAAACCATCGTGCAAAACCACAGCTACGATTGCCCGCAAATTCTGATGCAGCCGGTAAGCAGAGGCTTTGTGCCGTATCTGCGCTGGATGCGGGAGCAGTTGGGTTTGTAG
- a CDS encoding histidinol-phosphatase, with amino-acid sequence MKNLAIFDLDNTLINTDSDHSWPQYLMKKGVVDVEYTRAQNDKFYRDYQNGCLDIDEFLKFHLEPLSRFSKEELAEMHREFTAEFIAPHISPMAKMLVQSHRNAGDELLVISSTNEFIITPICHIFGIENIIGTQLETGSDGRYTGNYVGTPSLKEGKITRLNEWLAARGETLESYGKTYFYSDSKNDLPLLRLVSDPVAVNPDETLQQEAEEKGWPVLNFR; translated from the coding sequence ATGAAAAACCTCGCCATTTTCGATTTGGACAACACCTTGATCAACACCGATTCCGACCATTCTTGGCCGCAATACTTAATGAAAAAAGGCGTGGTCGATGTCGAATACACCCGTGCCCAAAACGACAAGTTTTACCGCGACTACCAAAACGGCTGTTTGGACATCGACGAATTTCTTAAATTCCATCTCGAACCTTTAAGCCGCTTCAGCAAAGAAGAGCTGGCTGAAATGCACCGCGAATTTACCGCCGAATTTATCGCCCCGCACATCTCGCCGATGGCCAAAATGCTGGTGCAGAGCCACCGCAACGCAGGCGACGAGCTGCTGGTCATCTCTTCCACCAACGAATTCATCATCACCCCGATTTGCCATATCTTCGGCATTGAAAACATTATCGGCACGCAGCTCGAAACCGGTTCGGACGGCCGCTATACGGGTAATTACGTCGGCACGCCCAGCTTGAAAGAAGGCAAAATCACCCGCCTGAACGAATGGCTGGCCGCACGCGGCGAAACGCTCGAAAGCTACGGCAAAACCTATTTTTACAGCGATTCCAAAAACGACCTGCCGCTGCTGCGTTTGGTGAGTGACCCCGTAGCCGTCAACCCCGATGAAACCTTGCAGCAGGAAGCCGAAGAAAAAGGCTGGCCTGTGCTGAATTTTCGATAA
- the hda gene encoding DnaA regulatory inactivator Hda, translating into MNQLIFDFAARDYPSFDKFLGTSNAELLHVLQQQHGQFIYVWGQQGSGKSHLLQAWVAQALQAGHNAVYIDAARMPLTDQVLEADYLAVDQVDKLNDGEQAVLFEAFNRFRNSKHGFLLLSADVPPPQLVIREDLRTRMGYCLVYDVKPLTDQEKINALISMAAARQLTVEPEIFQYLLNHWRRDMDSLMQMLDTLDNYAVMMGKRITLPLLRQLLKQQETE; encoded by the coding sequence GTGAACCAGCTCATATTCGATTTTGCCGCCCGCGATTACCCTTCGTTCGATAAATTTTTGGGCACTTCCAACGCCGAACTTCTGCACGTTTTGCAACAGCAGCACGGGCAGTTTATTTACGTTTGGGGGCAGCAGGGTTCCGGCAAAAGCCATCTTTTGCAGGCTTGGGTGGCACAGGCATTGCAGGCGGGGCACAACGCCGTTTATATCGATGCCGCCCGCATGCCGCTGACCGACCAAGTGCTCGAAGCCGACTATCTGGCGGTGGATCAGGTTGACAAACTCAACGACGGCGAGCAGGCGGTATTGTTTGAAGCCTTCAACCGCTTTCGCAACAGCAAACACGGCTTTCTGCTGCTGAGTGCCGACGTGCCGCCGCCGCAACTGGTGATTCGCGAAGACTTGCGCACACGCATGGGCTATTGTTTGGTTTACGATGTCAAGCCTTTAACCGACCAAGAAAAAATCAACGCATTAATCAGCATGGCGGCAGCGCGGCAATTAACCGTAGAACCGGAAATCTTCCAATACCTGCTCAACCACTGGCGGCGCGATATGGACAGCTTGATGCAGATGCTCGACACGCTCGACAACTACGCCGTGATGATGGGCAAACGCATCACCCTGCCGCTGCTGCGCCAACTCTTAAAACAACAGGAAACAGAATGA
- a CDS encoding DedA family protein → MEFISAIIDFILHIDQHLTELAAQYGAWIYAILFLIIFCETGLVVTPFLPGDSLLFAAGGIAAIGEMNIHVMVALLITSAIIGDAVNFMIGKYFGAKLFANPDSKIFKRSYLDKTHKFYEKYGGKTIIIARFVPIVRTFAPFVAGMANMHYGRFIRFNVIGAVLWVVLFSYAGYFFANIPVVKNNLGLVLGAIIVISVLPGVIEIIRAKRAGKRSR, encoded by the coding sequence ATGGAATTTATTTCAGCCATTATCGACTTTATCCTGCATATCGACCAGCACCTTACCGAGCTGGCCGCCCAATACGGCGCGTGGATTTACGCCATTCTGTTTCTGATTATTTTCTGCGAAACGGGGCTGGTGGTTACGCCGTTTCTGCCGGGCGATTCGCTGCTGTTTGCCGCCGGCGGCATTGCGGCCATCGGTGAAATGAATATCCATGTGATGGTGGCGTTGCTGATTACCTCGGCCATCATCGGCGACGCGGTGAACTTTATGATTGGCAAATACTTCGGTGCCAAGCTGTTTGCCAACCCCGATTCCAAAATCTTCAAACGCAGCTATCTCGACAAAACCCACAAGTTTTACGAGAAATACGGCGGTAAAACCATCATCATCGCCCGCTTCGTGCCCATAGTGCGTACTTTCGCCCCGTTTGTAGCAGGCATGGCGAACATGCACTACGGCCGCTTTATCCGCTTCAACGTGATCGGTGCGGTTTTATGGGTGGTGCTGTTTTCCTACGCGGGCTATTTCTTCGCCAATATTCCGGTGGTGAAAAACAATCTGGGTTTGGTGCTGGGCGCGATTATCGTGATTTCGGTGCTGCCCGGCGTGATTGAAATCATCCGCGCCAAACGTGCAGGCAAACGCTCCCGATAA
- the mutL gene encoding DNA mismatch repair endonuclease MutL, which yields MNRIAALPDHLVNQIAAGEVVERPANALKEIVENSIDAGATAVDVELAGGGIRLIRVTDNGSGIHADDISLALHRHATSKIKSLTDLEHVASMGFRGEGLASIASVSRLTLTSRTESSAHANQVKAEDGKLSESGAAAHPVGTTVEVAELFFNTPARRKFLKSENTEYAHCATMLERLALAHPHIAFSLKRDGKSIFKLPAQSLNERIAAIVGDDFQTASLEIDSGEGIMRLNGFIAKPTFAKGKTDKQYCFVNRRFVRDKVMLHAVKQAYRDVLHNALTPAFVLFLDLPPEAVDVNVHPTKTEIRFRDSQAVHQLVFHTLNKALAGTRADQTESVSNAGSVLHDMLGVTMPSENPIASENLSDGLNLTAPPQQQHFGGFGGKSAPAPYSTARAPQQRTLSLRESRAALNTYAELYRKTESDEDIELSQFEQARFGIQRPSEIHPETAEQPSSTDTEKHDPQAAELPPLGFAIAQLLGIYILAQAEDSLLLIDMHAAAERINYEKMKSQRNTLGSLQTQRLLIPVTFAASHEETAALADHAEALREFGLELSDMGGNTIAVRAVPAMLGKSDVASLARDMLREIAQNGSSQTIEARENQILSTMACHGSVRAGRQLTLPEMNALLRDMENTPRSNQCNHGRPTWVKLTLKELDALFLRGQ from the coding sequence ATGAACCGTATCGCCGCCCTGCCCGACCATCTCGTCAACCAAATCGCCGCCGGCGAAGTGGTGGAACGCCCTGCCAACGCTTTGAAAGAAATCGTAGAAAACAGCATCGACGCGGGTGCGACGGCGGTTGATGTGGAGCTTGCCGGCGGCGGCATCAGGTTGATACGCGTAACCGACAACGGCAGCGGCATCCACGCCGACGACATTTCTCTCGCCCTGCACCGCCACGCCACCAGCAAAATCAAATCGCTCACCGATTTGGAACACGTTGCCAGTATGGGCTTTCGCGGCGAAGGCTTGGCCAGTATCGCATCGGTGAGCCGTCTCACGCTTACCAGCCGCACCGAAAGCAGCGCACACGCCAATCAGGTAAAAGCGGAAGACGGCAAACTCAGCGAAAGCGGCGCGGCGGCGCACCCCGTCGGTACCACTGTGGAAGTGGCCGAGCTGTTTTTCAACACCCCCGCGCGGCGTAAGTTTTTAAAATCCGAAAACACCGAATACGCCCACTGCGCCACCATGCTCGAACGCCTCGCGCTGGCGCATCCGCACATCGCCTTTTCACTCAAACGCGACGGCAAAAGCATCTTCAAACTGCCCGCACAAAGCCTCAACGAACGCATCGCCGCCATCGTAGGCGATGATTTTCAGACGGCCTCTTTGGAAATCGACAGCGGCGAAGGCATCATGCGGCTGAACGGCTTTATCGCCAAGCCCACCTTTGCCAAAGGCAAAACCGACAAGCAGTATTGTTTCGTCAACCGCCGTTTCGTGCGCGACAAAGTGATGCTGCATGCCGTAAAACAAGCCTACCGCGACGTGTTGCACAACGCCCTCACGCCCGCTTTCGTGCTGTTTCTCGACCTGCCGCCCGAAGCGGTGGACGTAAACGTGCATCCCACCAAAACCGAAATCCGTTTCCGCGACAGCCAAGCCGTACACCAACTGGTGTTCCATACCCTCAACAAAGCCTTGGCCGGCACCCGTGCCGACCAAACCGAAAGTGTGAGCAACGCCGGCAGCGTATTGCACGACATGCTGGGCGTAACCATGCCGTCTGAAAACCCGATCGCGTCGGAAAACCTTTCAGACGGCCTTAACCTGACCGCGCCGCCACAGCAACAACATTTCGGCGGCTTCGGCGGCAAATCCGCACCCGCGCCCTATTCCACCGCCCGCGCACCGCAGCAACGCACCCTCTCCCTGCGCGAAAGCCGTGCCGCCTTAAATACTTATGCCGAGCTGTACCGCAAAACCGAATCGGATGAAGACATCGAACTTAGCCAGTTCGAGCAAGCCCGTTTCGGCATCCAAAGGCCGTCTGAAATTCACCCTGAAACAGCAGAACAGCCAAGCAGCACCGATACCGAAAAGCACGATCCCCAAGCCGCCGAACTGCCGCCTTTAGGCTTTGCCATCGCGCAACTTTTAGGCATCTATATCCTCGCCCAAGCCGAAGACAGCCTGCTGCTTATCGATATGCACGCCGCCGCCGAACGCATCAACTACGAAAAAATGAAAAGCCAGCGCAACACCCTCGGCAGCCTGCAAACCCAACGCCTGCTGATTCCCGTAACCTTCGCCGCCAGCCACGAAGAAACCGCCGCGCTTGCCGACCATGCCGAAGCCTTGCGCGAATTTGGCTTGGAGCTTTCCGACATGGGCGGCAACACCATTGCCGTGCGCGCCGTGCCCGCCATGCTCGGCAAAAGCGACGTGGCCTCGCTCGCCCGCGACATGCTGCGCGAAATCGCCCAAAACGGCAGCAGCCAAACCATCGAAGCGCGTGAAAACCAAATCCTCTCCACCATGGCCTGCCACGGCTCCGTGCGCGCCGGCCGCCAGCTGACCCTGCCCGAAATGAACGCCCTCTTGCGCGACATGGAAAACACCCCGCGCAGCAACCAATGCAACCACGGCCGACCCACTTGGGTGAAGCTCACTTTGAAAGAATTGGACGCGTTGTTTTTGCGCGGGCAGTAA
- a CDS encoding riboflavin synthase subunit alpha, translating to MFTGIVQGMGRIVAVREPSADFRTHTVELPEEMAHNLQIGASVANNGCCLTITKINGREVDFDLMAETLAKTNLGSLEAGSLVNLERAARFGDEIGGHLMSGHIIATTAITRIEQNEHNRTIWFALPAALKPYILTKGFVGLDGCSLTIGEVGDTEFNVHLIPETLERTLFGGRKAGDVINIEVDPQTQAVVDTVARVLAERGKAV from the coding sequence ATGTTTACCGGTATTGTACAAGGCATGGGGCGGATTGTGGCCGTTCGCGAACCGTCTGCCGATTTCCGCACGCACACCGTCGAGTTGCCCGAAGAAATGGCACACAACCTGCAAATCGGTGCGTCCGTTGCCAATAACGGCTGCTGCCTGACCATTACCAAAATCAACGGCAGGGAAGTGGACTTCGATTTAATGGCGGAAACGCTCGCCAAAACCAACCTCGGCTCGCTTGAAGCCGGCAGCTTGGTAAACCTCGAACGTGCCGCCCGTTTCGGCGACGAAATCGGCGGGCATCTGATGAGCGGCCATATTATCGCCACCACCGCGATTACCCGCATCGAACAAAACGAGCACAACCGCACGATTTGGTTTGCATTGCCTGCCGCATTGAAGCCTTATATTTTAACGAAAGGTTTTGTCGGATTGGACGGTTGCAGCCTAACCATCGGCGAGGTGGGCGATACCGAATTCAACGTCCATCTGATTCCCGAAACTTTAGAACGGACTTTATTCGGCGGCCGTAAAGCGGGCGATGTGATCAATATCGAAGTGGATCCGCAAACCCAAGCGGTGGTGGATACCGTGGCGCGGGTTTTGGCAGAGCGCGGCAAGGCGGTTTGA